In Desulfovibrio sp. 86, the following proteins share a genomic window:
- a CDS encoding translation initiation factor IF-2, with the protein MFPRQDNTRTTARQTAPLRGLPGIWRRVLPGGWRPGLWRRGPLLAFVAAALLALAPGLWPTADMHGAAGAAWAKSPSNARDPGIEPPGGPKPMEGLPGRNVSRTAEGGMGYTDAYGNTVTDSQPEEKAPRRRPGPGAYGNRGMQEHDRPLPDLTPKDTTPAWSFN; encoded by the coding sequence ATGTTCCCGCGCCAGGACAACACACGCACTACCGCCAGGCAAACCGCGCCCCTGCGTGGCCTGCCCGGAATCTGGCGGCGTGTCCTGCCTGGCGGCTGGCGGCCCGGCCTGTGGCGGCGCGGCCCGCTGCTGGCTTTCGTGGCAGCGGCGCTTCTGGCGCTTGCGCCCGGCCTCTGGCCCACTGCGGACATGCACGGCGCTGCTGGGGCAGCCTGGGCCAAGTCGCCCTCCAACGCGCGCGATCCCGGCATTGAACCACCGGGCGGCCCCAAACCTATGGAAGGACTGCCGGGCAGAAACGTGAGCCGCACCGCCGAAGGCGGCATGGGGTATACGGATGCCTACGGCAACACCGTCACCGATTCCCAGCCGGAAGAAAAGGCCCCAAGGCGCAGGCCCGGCCCCGGAGCTTACGGCAACAGGGGCATGCAGGAGCATGACCGCCCCCTGCCGGACCTGACGCCCAAAGATACTACGCCAGCCTGGAGTTTCAATTAA
- a CDS encoding phosphoglycerate kinase translates to MPIKNMQDLDLTGKTVVIREDLNVPMKDGQVTNDKRIRAALPTIKLALEKGAGVILLSHLGRPTEGQYDEQFSLAPVAACLEKQLGQPVTLAKTLDEAKVQPGQVVLLENVRFLPGEKKNDPQLAQKLADLGDIYVMDAFGAAHRAHASTEGAVRAAKVACAGPLLQAELHAFEKVLDNPARPLVAIIGGAKVSTKIGLLENLLNTVDVLILGGGIANTFLAAAGYMVGKSLYEEDLVPEAKKVMEQAKTLNKELPLPMDVITAEELAPGQHASLHAVGDVPGDQMILDVGPETLTLYEKYLAKAATVVWNGPVGAFEIEPFGDGTKALAEYLGNSKAFVVVGGGDSVAAVEKYGLADRMGYISTGGGASLELLEGKKLPSVAALEDRG, encoded by the coding sequence ATGCCTATAAAGAACATGCAGGACCTGGACCTCACTGGCAAAACCGTTGTTATCCGCGAAGACCTCAATGTGCCCATGAAGGACGGCCAGGTCACCAATGACAAGCGCATCCGCGCTGCCCTGCCCACCATCAAACTGGCGCTGGAAAAAGGCGCGGGCGTCATTCTGCTTTCGCACCTGGGCCGCCCCACCGAAGGGCAGTATGACGAACAGTTTTCTCTGGCCCCTGTGGCCGCCTGCCTTGAAAAGCAGCTTGGTCAGCCCGTGACGCTGGCCAAAACGCTGGACGAGGCCAAAGTGCAGCCCGGTCAGGTGGTGCTGCTGGAAAACGTGCGCTTTCTGCCCGGCGAAAAAAAGAATGATCCCCAGTTGGCCCAAAAACTGGCCGACCTTGGCGACATATACGTGATGGACGCCTTTGGCGCAGCGCACCGCGCCCATGCCTCCACCGAAGGCGCGGTACGCGCCGCGAAAGTGGCGTGCGCCGGGCCCCTGCTGCAGGCAGAACTGCACGCCTTTGAAAAAGTGCTCGACAATCCCGCCCGTCCCCTGGTCGCCATTATCGGCGGAGCCAAGGTTTCCACCAAGATCGGCCTGCTCGAAAACCTGCTGAACACGGTGGACGTGCTGATCCTGGGCGGCGGCATAGCCAATACCTTCCTGGCGGCGGCTGGCTACATGGTGGGCAAGTCTCTGTACGAAGAAGATCTGGTGCCTGAAGCCAAAAAAGTTATGGAACAGGCCAAGACCCTCAACAAGGAACTTCCCCTGCCCATGGACGTGATCACCGCCGAGGAACTGGCCCCTGGCCAGCACGCCTCGCTGCACGCCGTGGGCGACGTGCCCGGCGACCAGATGATACTGGACGTGGGCCCCGAAACCCTGACACTCTATGAAAAGTATCTGGCCAAGGCCGCCACTGTGGTGTGGAACGGCCCCGTGGGCGCGTTCGAAATCGAGCCCTTTGGGGACGGCACCAAGGCCCTGGCCGAATATCTTGGCAATTCCAAGGCCTTTGTGGTCGTTGGCGGCGGCGACAGTGTGGCTGCCGTGGAAAAATACGGACTTGCCGACCGCATGGGCTACATTTCCACTGGCGGCGGCGCGTCCCTTGAGCTGCTTGAAGGCAAAAAGCTGCCTTCGGTGGCTGCCCTGGAGGACCGGGGCTAA
- the rpmI gene encoding 50S ribosomal protein L35 has translation MPKIKTRRSAAKRFSQTGSGKFKRRRQNLRHILTKKAASRKMRLGQSTTVDQTNEKAVRRMLPNG, from the coding sequence ATGCCCAAGATTAAAACCAGGCGTTCCGCCGCCAAGCGTTTTTCGCAGACTGGCAGCGGCAAGTTCAAGCGTCGTCGCCAGAACCTGCGCCACATTCTCACCAAGAAGGCCGCCAGCCGCAAAATGCGTCTTGGTCAGTCCACCACAGTGGATCAGACCAACGAAAAAGCTGTGCGCCGCATGCTGCCCAACGGCTAA
- a CDS encoding MerR family transcriptional regulator, whose amino-acid sequence MPDHNDEKTYRIGEVAELLNLKTHVLRFWETEFPQLAPLRTGKGQRLYTEEHVGLLRRIRQLLHEQGMTIEGARRVLQGSAVVDESLPERVAAVPDPDFMRMLKRELTAVRRLLNRG is encoded by the coding sequence ATGCCGGACCACAACGACGAAAAAACCTACCGCATCGGTGAAGTTGCGGAACTGCTCAACCTCAAAACCCATGTGCTGCGCTTCTGGGAGACGGAATTTCCCCAGTTGGCGCCTTTGCGCACGGGTAAGGGGCAGCGCCTTTACACCGAGGAGCATGTGGGCCTTTTGCGGCGCATTCGGCAATTGCTGCACGAACAGGGCATGACCATTGAAGGCGCGCGCCGTGTGCTGCAAGGCAGCGCCGTGGTGGACGAGAGTCTGCCGGAACGGGTGGCCGCCGTGCCTGACCCGGACTTCATGCGCATGCTCAAGCGGGAACTGACGGCGGTGCGCCGCCTGCTCAACCGCGGCTAG
- the rplT gene encoding 50S ribosomal protein L20, producing MRVKRGLTGHRRHKKYLTAAKGFRGGRSRLYRTAREAVERSLQYAYVGRKLRKRDFRTLWILRINAGARLSGLSYSRFMHGLKTAGIDLNRKVLADLAVYKKDDFAKIVELAKAALGK from the coding sequence ATGCGTGTCAAGAGAGGTCTTACCGGACATCGCCGTCACAAAAAATATTTGACCGCTGCCAAGGGTTTTCGTGGCGGCCGCAGCCGTCTGTACCGCACCGCCCGTGAGGCTGTGGAACGTTCGCTGCAGTACGCCTATGTGGGCCGCAAGCTGCGCAAGCGCGACTTCCGCACCCTGTGGATTCTGCGCATCAACGCTGGCGCCCGCCTGAGCGGTCTTTCCTACAGCCGTTTCATGCACGGTCTCAAGACCGCCGGCATCGACCTGAACCGCAAGGTTCTCGCCGACCTGGCCGTCTACAAGAAGGACGACTTCGCCAAGATCGTGGAACTGGCCAAGGCCGCTCTGGGCAAATAA
- the rpe gene encoding ribulose-phosphate 3-epimerase, with the protein MILSPSLLSADFSRLAEELHALEAAGVTWLHLDVMDGAYVPNITFGPPLIKALRPGSGLFFDVHLMVQDPSRYIRDFRDVGADMLVIHAEADRHPQRTLSAIRDMGCKAGVALNPGTDLGAIRWLVNDMDMLLIMSVNPGFSGQTFIPATFDKIRSARRLLDACGREDVLIQVDGGVCPENTAQLVEAGADVLVSGSAFFGHKPYDARLAAFMAPLAGYEPRPAVRAAALRQSSADTHPKQK; encoded by the coding sequence ATGATTCTATCACCTTCGCTGCTTTCCGCCGATTTTTCACGTCTGGCCGAAGAGCTGCACGCTCTTGAAGCCGCCGGAGTCACCTGGCTGCACCTTGACGTGATGGACGGCGCCTATGTGCCCAACATTACCTTTGGTCCCCCGCTGATCAAGGCTCTCAGGCCTGGCAGCGGGCTTTTTTTTGACGTACACCTCATGGTGCAGGATCCGTCCCGCTATATCCGCGACTTCAGGGACGTGGGGGCCGACATGCTGGTCATCCATGCCGAGGCCGATCGCCACCCGCAGCGCACCCTTTCGGCCATACGCGACATGGGCTGCAAGGCGGGCGTGGCCCTGAATCCCGGCACGGACCTCGGCGCCATACGCTGGCTCGTCAATGATATGGACATGCTGCTCATCATGAGCGTCAACCCCGGTTTTTCCGGTCAGACGTTCATTCCGGCCACCTTTGACAAAATCCGCTCCGCCCGCCGCCTGCTGGACGCCTGTGGCCGCGAGGACGTGCTCATTCAGGTGGACGGCGGCGTCTGCCCCGAAAACACGGCCCAGCTGGTGGAAGCCGGGGCCGACGTCCTTGTGTCTGGCTCGGCCTTTTTCGGGCACAAACCCTATGACGCGCGCCTGGCCGCCTTTATGGCTCCCCTGGCCGGATACGAACCACGCCCCGCCGTTCGGGCTGCAGCCTTGCGACAATCTTCAGCCGATACCCATCCCAAGCAAAAATAG
- the pheT gene encoding phenylalanine--tRNA ligase subunit beta, giving the protein MLLSLSWLREFTPYEGTAEALGDRLTMLGLELEDIRRPYDSIGSIVVGFVAACEDHPESDHLHICKVDAGQGELLDIVCGAPNVAEGQKVPVALVGTVMPDGMVIKKAKLRGAPSCGMICSERELGLTEDHSGIMVLPDSFVVGKPLVDQLTLDREVLDISITPNRADCLSVLGLARETALAFDLPLQIPAMPLQIDESAPQRLVPIDIKDPDLCWLYSGRVITGAKIGPSPMQMRHRLHSVGVRPISNIVDVTNYILFECGQPLHSFDLDKLEGGRIEISRAQEGETFTTLDGQERALTAQDLCIRDASRAVALAGVMGGLNTEIGDASSNVFLESAVFRPGTIRKTSRRLGLSSEASYRFERGIDQQRTVWALDRACAMMAAISGGAVQPGLSIAEPRPFKAANIGFRPSRADALLGVHLTPEFDQKVLTGMGCTVDASADVWHVSQPSWRPDLTREADLVEEVGRVHGLDTIAPELPAVAGNLDRAGEPESRFSFWSRLKHWGAGLGLNEAVNYSFVGHKDMDHLGLPREGRISIMNPLSAEQDALRTALAPGLLYDLRNNLAQGVQGLRLFELANIFEADATSETTARETGMLGVLLYGARFDATWPQAEGDLDYADIKGIVENLLRFLHLPAPECALAASHPFLLPCVEVTVDGRVVGVMGRIRPAMAEEFHARKDVWLAELNLEVLRELYDAAEVRFRPLPVYPPVRRDITVMAAQGLTVSAIAAHVRGLGLPLLEDIVLVDCFEPKAAEGQEAVRNLTFRLTFRHADRTLKDAEVDKEREKVAQSLAATLGVRI; this is encoded by the coding sequence ATGCTGCTCTCACTTTCATGGCTGCGTGAATTTACGCCTTACGAAGGCACGGCTGAAGCTCTGGGTGACCGCCTGACCATGCTCGGCCTTGAGCTGGAAGACATCAGGCGGCCCTACGATTCCATCGGCTCCATTGTGGTGGGGTTTGTGGCAGCCTGTGAGGATCATCCGGAGTCCGACCATCTGCATATCTGCAAGGTTGACGCGGGCCAGGGCGAGTTGCTGGACATCGTGTGCGGCGCGCCCAACGTGGCCGAAGGCCAGAAGGTTCCTGTGGCCCTTGTGGGCACGGTCATGCCCGACGGCATGGTCATCAAGAAGGCCAAACTGCGCGGCGCGCCCTCCTGCGGCATGATCTGCTCGGAGCGCGAACTGGGGCTGACCGAAGACCATTCTGGCATTATGGTGCTGCCCGACAGCTTTGTGGTGGGCAAGCCCCTGGTGGATCAGCTGACCCTTGACCGTGAAGTTCTGGACATTTCCATCACGCCCAACAGGGCGGACTGCCTTTCTGTGCTGGGCCTGGCCCGCGAAACGGCTCTTGCCTTTGACCTGCCGTTGCAGATTCCGGCCATGCCCCTGCAAATCGACGAAAGCGCGCCCCAGCGCCTCGTGCCCATTGACATCAAAGACCCCGATCTCTGCTGGCTCTATTCCGGCCGGGTCATCACCGGCGCGAAAATCGGCCCCTCGCCCATGCAGATGCGCCACCGCCTGCACTCCGTGGGCGTCCGCCCCATATCCAATATTGTGGACGTGACCAACTACATCCTTTTTGAATGCGGCCAGCCCCTGCACTCCTTTGACCTGGACAAGCTTGAAGGCGGCCGCATCGAGATCAGCCGCGCGCAGGAAGGCGAAACATTCACCACCCTGGACGGTCAGGAACGCGCCCTCACCGCGCAGGATCTCTGCATCCGGGACGCTTCCCGCGCCGTGGCTCTCGCTGGCGTCATGGGCGGCCTCAATACCGAAATCGGCGACGCCAGCAGCAATGTCTTTCTTGAAAGCGCCGTGTTCCGTCCCGGCACCATCCGCAAAACGTCGCGCCGCCTGGGCCTTTCGTCCGAGGCGTCCTACCGTTTTGAGCGCGGCATAGACCAGCAGCGCACCGTCTGGGCGCTGGACCGCGCCTGCGCCATGATGGCCGCCATCAGCGGCGGCGCTGTGCAGCCGGGGCTTTCCATTGCCGAGCCGCGCCCCTTCAAGGCCGCGAACATCGGCTTTCGCCCGTCCCGCGCCGACGCCCTGCTGGGCGTCCACCTGACCCCGGAATTTGACCAGAAAGTGCTTACCGGCATGGGCTGCACCGTGGACGCCTCTGCGGACGTGTGGCATGTGAGTCAGCCGTCCTGGCGGCCCGACCTCACCCGCGAGGCCGATCTTGTGGAAGAAGTGGGCCGTGTGCACGGTCTGGACACCATTGCCCCCGAACTGCCCGCCGTGGCCGGCAATCTTGACCGCGCGGGCGAGCCGGAATCGCGCTTCAGCTTCTGGTCGCGCCTCAAGCACTGGGGCGCTGGCCTTGGCCTCAACGAGGCCGTCAACTACAGCTTTGTGGGCCACAAGGATATGGATCACCTGGGTCTGCCGCGCGAGGGGCGCATATCCATCATGAATCCCCTTTCTGCGGAGCAGGACGCCCTGCGCACCGCCCTGGCTCCCGGCCTGCTCTATGATCTGCGCAACAACCTGGCCCAGGGGGTTCAGGGACTGCGCCTCTTTGAACTGGCCAATATCTTTGAGGCGGACGCCACCTCCGAAACCACGGCCCGTGAAACAGGCATGCTGGGCGTGCTGCTCTATGGCGCGCGCTTTGACGCGACCTGGCCCCAGGCCGAGGGCGACCTGGACTATGCGGACATCAAGGGCATTGTTGAAAACCTGCTGCGCTTTTTGCACCTGCCCGCGCCGGAATGCGCCCTGGCCGCAAGCCATCCCTTTTTGCTGCCCTGCGTCGAGGTCACGGTTGACGGCCGGGTTGTGGGCGTCATGGGCCGGATCCGGCCTGCCATGGCCGAAGAATTCCACGCCCGCAAGGACGTCTGGCTGGCCGAACTGAACCTGGAAGTCCTGCGCGAACTGTACGACGCCGCCGAGGTGCGCTTCCGCCCCCTGCCCGTGTACCCCCCGGTTCGCCGCGACATCACGGTCATGGCCGCCCAGGGCCTCACGGTCAGCGCCATTGCGGCCCATGTGCGCGGCCTTGGCCTGCCCCTGCTGGAAGACATCGTGCTGGTGGACTGCTTTGAGCCCAAGGCCGCCGAAGGTCAGGAGGCCGTGCGCAACCTCACCTTCCGGCTCACGTTCCGCCACGCAGACCGCACCCTCAAGGACGCGGAAGTGGACAAGGAAAGGGAAAAAGTGGCACAGTCTCTGGCAGCGACGCTGGGCGTCAGGATTTAG
- a CDS encoding MipA/OmpV family protein — protein MKKRIPFGGLASMTLLALLTLLTITPGTSFAAPAQEAWEENPADAAAQGDKWGFNTGLGASLRTSEYKGIDSLGSPLPLIGYEGKWLYLRGLDGGVHVYRDHYQEFNIQLSYLPQNFYASWSDNSRMKRLDDRYSTLMAGLNYTLRTPYGQASATVSTDTLGVNNGIKADVAYAYPVRFENVMIAPTVGVQWTDTNYNDYYYSISSSESRASGFKEYSPESAFSPYAGLTMRVILTEDWSAVANAKALFLGNEITDSPMVERTTTYSFSAGLLYAF, from the coding sequence ATGAAAAAACGTATACCCTTCGGCGGGCTGGCCTCGATGACGTTGCTGGCCCTGCTGACCTTGCTGACCATTACCCCCGGCACGTCCTTTGCCGCTCCGGCTCAGGAAGCCTGGGAAGAAAATCCGGCTGACGCAGCCGCCCAGGGCGACAAATGGGGCTTCAACACCGGCCTCGGCGCAAGCCTGCGCACGTCGGAATACAAGGGCATTGACTCCCTCGGTTCTCCGCTTCCCCTTATCGGCTATGAGGGCAAGTGGCTGTACCTGCGCGGCCTGGACGGCGGCGTACACGTGTACAGGGACCACTATCAGGAGTTCAACATCCAGCTGTCCTACCTGCCCCAGAACTTCTATGCGTCCTGGAGCGACAACAGCAGGATGAAGCGTCTGGACGACAGGTATTCCACACTCATGGCCGGACTGAACTATACGCTGCGCACGCCCTACGGCCAGGCGTCCGCCACGGTGTCCACCGACACCCTGGGCGTCAACAACGGCATCAAGGCCGACGTGGCCTACGCCTACCCCGTGCGGTTCGAAAACGTCATGATCGCGCCCACCGTGGGCGTGCAGTGGACGGACACCAACTATAACGACTATTACTACAGCATCAGTTCCAGCGAATCCCGCGCCAGCGGCTTCAAGGAATACAGCCCTGAAAGCGCCTTTTCGCCCTACGCCGGCCTGACCATGCGGGTTATCCTCACCGAGGACTGGAGCGCCGTTGCCAATGCCAAAGCGCTCTTTCTCGGCAACGAGATTACCGACAGCCCCATGGTGGAACGCACCACAACATACTCCTTCAGCGCTGGTTTGCTCTACGCATTTTAG
- the tkt gene encoding transketolase: protein MPTRRQCANAIRALAMDAIEKARSGHPGAPLGMADMAEALWRHGFRHNPANPLWFNRDRFILSNGHASMLLYALLHLTGYDLPMDEIRNFRQWGAKTAGHPEYEPHLGIEMTTGPLGQGIASAVGFALAESMLAAQFNTPEHTVVDHHTYAFLGDGCLMEGVSHEACSLAGTWGLGKLIVMYDANGISIDGKIDGWFNEDVAARYRAYNWQVIGPVDGHDAAALDKALAEARSDTSRPSLIICHTHIGFGSPKADSASCHGSPLGEEGIAATRDALGWHEAPFTIPQDIYTAWNAHDAGKAAEAAWNTRFDAYAKAHPQLAAELTRRMQGELPADWAAIAAGALQDAISKGESIATRVASKKTLEYLVPRLPELAGGSADLTGSVGTLTSSSVHMDVKEHTGNYISYGVREFGMSAIMNGLALHGGFIPYAGTFLAFADQAKNALRLASIMGIRVIWVLTHDSIGVGEDGPTHQPVEQLGMLRLMPNFNLWRPCDAVETAAAWICALESVHTPSGLSLSRQNLPFCPRSEAQVAAIARGGYVLRDCQGTPEIIIMATGSEVGLALETAEQLAADGRKARVVSMPCAEVFDAQSAEYKESVLPRAVRARLAIEAAASDWWSKYVGLDGAVIGMEGFGASAPGKVVFERLGFTVANALEKARTLMGRI from the coding sequence ATGCCTACCCGTAGACAGTGCGCCAACGCCATCCGCGCCCTTGCCATGGACGCCATTGAAAAAGCCCGCTCCGGCCACCCCGGCGCACCCCTCGGCATGGCCGATATGGCCGAGGCCCTCTGGCGGCACGGATTCAGGCACAATCCCGCCAATCCCCTGTGGTTCAACCGCGATCGCTTTATCCTGTCCAACGGGCATGCCTCCATGCTGCTGTACGCCCTGCTGCACCTCACGGGCTACGATCTGCCCATGGACGAAATTCGCAATTTCCGCCAGTGGGGGGCCAAGACCGCCGGGCATCCCGAATACGAACCGCATCTGGGCATTGAAATGACCACTGGCCCCCTGGGTCAGGGCATTGCCTCCGCCGTGGGCTTCGCCCTGGCCGAAAGCATGCTGGCCGCCCAGTTCAATACGCCCGAGCACACGGTGGTGGATCACCACACCTACGCCTTTTTGGGCGACGGCTGCCTTATGGAAGGCGTGTCGCACGAAGCCTGCTCCCTGGCTGGCACCTGGGGCCTCGGCAAGCTTATTGTCATGTACGATGCCAACGGCATCTCCATTGACGGCAAGATCGACGGATGGTTCAACGAGGATGTGGCCGCCCGCTACCGCGCCTACAACTGGCAGGTCATCGGCCCTGTGGACGGCCACGACGCCGCCGCTCTGGACAAGGCCCTGGCCGAGGCCAGATCCGACACTTCCCGCCCCAGCCTTATCATCTGCCATACCCACATAGGTTTTGGCTCGCCCAAGGCCGATTCGGCCTCCTGCCACGGCTCCCCTCTGGGTGAAGAGGGCATTGCCGCCACGCGCGACGCCCTTGGCTGGCACGAAGCGCCCTTTACCATTCCGCAGGACATCTACACGGCCTGGAACGCCCACGACGCGGGCAAAGCCGCCGAAGCCGCGTGGAACACGCGTTTTGACGCCTATGCCAAGGCCCATCCCCAACTGGCCGCCGAACTGACCCGCCGCATGCAGGGCGAGCTTCCCGCCGACTGGGCCGCCATAGCCGCCGGAGCGTTGCAGGACGCCATCAGCAAGGGCGAAAGCATCGCCACCCGCGTTGCCTCCAAAAAAACCCTTGAATACCTTGTGCCGCGCCTGCCCGAACTGGCGGGCGGCTCCGCCGACCTTACCGGCTCTGTGGGCACGCTTACGTCTTCCTCCGTGCATATGGACGTGAAGGAGCACACGGGCAACTACATTTCCTACGGCGTGCGCGAATTCGGCATGAGCGCCATCATGAACGGCCTTGCCCTGCACGGCGGCTTCATCCCCTACGCCGGGACATTCCTGGCTTTTGCCGATCAGGCCAAGAACGCCCTGCGCCTTGCGTCCATCATGGGCATCCGTGTAATCTGGGTGTTGACCCACGACTCCATCGGCGTGGGCGAAGACGGCCCCACGCACCAGCCCGTGGAACAGCTTGGCATGCTGCGGCTTATGCCCAATTTCAATCTCTGGCGGCCCTGCGACGCTGTGGAAACCGCTGCGGCCTGGATCTGCGCGCTGGAAAGCGTCCACACGCCTTCCGGCCTGTCCCTTTCACGCCAGAACCTGCCCTTCTGCCCGCGCAGCGAGGCGCAGGTGGCGGCCATCGCCCGTGGCGGGTACGTGCTGCGCGATTGCCAAGGCACGCCCGAAATCATCATCATGGCCACCGGATCCGAAGTGGGCCTGGCCCTTGAAACTGCCGAACAGCTCGCCGCCGACGGCCGCAAGGCGCGTGTCGTGTCCATGCCCTGCGCTGAAGTGTTTGACGCCCAGAGCGCCGAATACAAGGAAAGCGTGCTGCCGCGCGCCGTACGCGCCCGCCTGGCCATTGAGGCCGCCGCCAGCGACTGGTGGAGCAAATACGTGGGGCTGGACGGCGCTGTCATCGGTATGGAAGGCTTTGGCGCATCCGCCCCCGGCAAGGTGGTTTTCGAGCGCCTCGGCTTTACCGTGGCCAACGCTCTGGAAAAGGCCCGCACCCTCATGGGCCGCATCTGA
- the pheS gene encoding phenylalanine--tRNA ligase subunit alpha encodes MDLISALEGLVPELEKGLDQASSLEGLEALRVDFLGRKGRIAQIMSQLPKLEPEQRPAVGQTANSVKERCNELFESRKQALEAGREAEALKRFDPSIPGRAPWSGTLHPTTLVMEEICEIFKGLGFEIVSGPEVEIDYYNFEALNMPPEHPARDMQDTLYITDTVLMRTHTSPVQARTMLHRKPPLAVVAPGKVYRRDSDLTHTPMFHQIEGLMVGEGISMAHLRGTLTAFVRAIFGGDTQVRFRPSFFPFTEPSAEVDISCCICGGKGHIGDAPCRVCKTTGWVEILGCGMVDPAVFEAVGYDPEVSGFAFGMGVERVTMLKYGIGDLRMFFENDTRFLGQFAR; translated from the coding sequence ATGGATCTGATTTCTGCACTGGAAGGCCTGGTCCCCGAGCTTGAAAAAGGTCTGGATCAGGCTTCTTCATTGGAAGGGCTGGAAGCCCTGCGGGTGGACTTTCTGGGCCGCAAGGGCAGAATCGCCCAAATCATGAGCCAGCTTCCCAAGCTGGAGCCTGAACAGCGCCCCGCCGTGGGCCAGACGGCCAACAGCGTCAAAGAGCGCTGCAACGAATTGTTTGAATCCCGCAAGCAGGCCCTGGAAGCCGGGCGCGAGGCCGAAGCCCTCAAGCGCTTTGATCCCTCCATTCCCGGTCGCGCGCCCTGGAGCGGCACCCTGCATCCCACCACCCTGGTGATGGAAGAGATTTGCGAGATTTTCAAAGGCCTTGGCTTTGAGATCGTGTCCGGCCCCGAAGTGGAAATCGACTATTACAACTTCGAGGCCCTGAACATGCCGCCGGAACATCCTGCCCGTGACATGCAGGACACCCTGTATATCACCGACACGGTGCTCATGCGCACCCACACTTCGCCTGTGCAGGCGCGCACCATGCTGCACCGCAAGCCCCCGCTGGCCGTGGTGGCCCCCGGCAAGGTCTACCGGCGCGACAGCGACCTCACCCATACCCCCATGTTCCACCAGATTGAAGGTCTCATGGTGGGTGAAGGCATCAGCATGGCCCATCTGCGCGGCACGCTCACTGCCTTTGTGCGCGCCATTTTCGGCGGCGACACCCAGGTGCGCTTCCGCCCCAGCTTTTTTCCCTTTACCGAACCCTCGGCCGAGGTGGACATAAGCTGCTGCATATGCGGCGGCAAGGGCCACATTGGCGACGCCCCCTGCCGGGTGTGCAAAACCACTGGCTGGGTCGAAATTCTCGGCTGCGGCATGGTGGACCCCGCCGTGTTCGAGGCTGTGGGCTATGATCCCGAAGTCAGCGGCTTTGCCTTTGGCATGGGCGTGGAGCGCGTGACCATGCTCAAATACGGCATCGGCGACCTGCGCATGTTTTTTGAGAACGACACCCGTTTTCTGGGCCAGTTCGCCCGTTAG
- the infC gene encoding translation initiation factor IF-3, with amino-acid sequence MRFRRDMPQDSVRRNEMIRAREVRVIAADGEQLGILQRNEAIALAKEAGLDLVEVSSNSEPPVCRVMDYGKFKYEQQKKKQEAKKNQTVVQIKEIKVRPKTDDHDYETKVRHIRRFLQEGDRCKITVFFRGREIVHKDRGMSILERVVQDLADIAKVDQEPRAEGRTLQMMLVPKK; translated from the coding sequence ATGAGATTCCGCCGCGACATGCCGCAAGACAGCGTGCGTCGCAACGAGATGATCCGCGCCCGTGAAGTGCGCGTGATCGCTGCCGATGGCGAGCAGCTTGGCATCTTGCAGCGTAATGAGGCCATTGCCCTGGCTAAAGAAGCGGGCCTGGACCTCGTTGAAGTTTCTTCCAACTCGGAGCCGCCTGTTTGCCGCGTCATGGACTACGGCAAATTCAAGTACGAGCAGCAGAAGAAAAAGCAGGAAGCCAAAAAGAACCAGACCGTGGTGCAGATCAAGGAAATCAAGGTTCGCCCCAAAACGGACGACCACGATTACGAAACCAAGGTCCGCCACATCCGTCGTTTTCTTCAGGAAGGCGACCGCTGTAAAATAACGGTATTCTTCAGGGGCCGCGAAATTGTCCACAAGGATCGCGGCATGTCCATTCTGGAACGGGTGGTTCAGGACCTGGCTGACATCGCCAAGGTTGATCAGGAACCCCGCGCCGAAGGCCGTACCCTGCAAATGATGCTGGTGCCCAAAAAGTAG